The genomic interval CAGTTAATTAGTGGATggataaaaaggaaagaagagGGGAGGAAGAGTTCGTAACAGTGCAAGAGAGAACCGGGTCACTTACATTGCTTAGGGTTGGTAGTGAGAGTGAGTGGGGAAGAGAGTTTCTACTATTTTTGTACAAACCTACTACTCCTATTGATATATTACTGTTATTTTTAGTAGACTTTCAGAAATAATCCAATATTATCCAACTATTTATGATTCAGTTCTATCACTGTATTTGATGTTGATGGTAAATCTATTTCTTCACAACGAACTAATTGGTTTTCTTGCTGCAAATGTGTATTTAACTTCAGGTTCGGCAACTAGCACAAGAAATTAGGGAATTGACCTTATCTAGGCCTGTGACTATCTTCAATGAAAATTCTTCTTCTACCGGTATGTAAATCCAATTATATTACAACTTTTTCTACTCCTACAAACTTGGGCTATGCATTGTTTTCTTTCCTTCTCTTCACTTTTCGATGGTAATATTAAACATTGGAGTTGAGCTGTAATAGTTAGGCTATGTTTAATTGTACTTTGAACTCGTTATCGTGATTTTAAAGTTTACTACTTTAATTCCTAAATATATTTCCTTGTCCCTTTTTATATGattggtttaaaaaaaatcgaCTGCATTAACTATTTCCTTACcaaaatatcttaattattttacatgttTTTTTAACTAGCAATAAATACTACGATGGAGTAGATAAATTAATCATCTCTCTTGAAAGATaaacatgaaaaaataatatcaattgttcacaaatttatttaatactaATACTATCATTCTTAATCTCTGTGATTTAGTCAATGAGATCCTATATTAAGAGAtagagatattttttatttatataaaactttCCAAGGTGTGTTAGATACTTTGTTATACTTTTTCAAATCATGGAGTATACACATGTATATCAGGCTCAACTGATTCAAGTAATGGCCCAGTAATCCGATAACTTTGTTGAGTCAAGTTTAATAACACAGTTTCCTGACAGATTCTATTGTCAAATGTAATAGTTTTCATTATCTACACGACTATATTATTAACTATATAAATATCTTAACGTTAACATTTGGACGCAGGGGGTCTCGCTTCTTACTTACTACCTGCTGCTGCAATAGGAGCTATGGGATATTGTTACATGCGGTGGAGGGTGAGACTACAACTCAGCTTCTTTTCCTCACAAATGCAGTTATCTATGAACCATAATGTAATGTGAGATGTGACATGATGATATTGATTAACTCATATACTTCTACTAATGTCATGCAGCAATGGTCATTTTCTGATGTAATGTTTGTAACAAGGAAGAATATGGCTAATGCTGTTGCAACTGTGTCAAAGCAACTAGAGAATGTACATGAAACATTGGCTGTAAGTAGCTTTTGTTGGTTGTTGACACCcttatttttactatttgaaCATCTTTTCTCTGAGTGTTGCTgaacttttttgtttatttaatttaatttgcaCAGTCAACAAAAAGGCATCTAACGAAGAGGTTGGAAGGTCTTGACTTGGAGCTGGAAAAGCAGAATGAGTTAGGCCAACTTATTTCAACTGACGTAAGCGAAGTTAATTTTCCTGTAGTCTAGTTAAAAACATTAATGTAATTTACATTAACCATGTGGTCTATATATTCAAAGATAATTTATCATTTAGCACAAAGGTAGAGAGGGTCTGTGTGTTATCTATGCTTCAAGCTCAAGCAAGATCTTTGGATATAGAAAAAGTGTAGATCGTGGGATCGTAATCCCGATCTTAACATCCCACAAAATAGACAAAATCATAccataaaattaagaaaaaaataaccttaacataaaaatttatagaagAAATAGAAGGAGGGAATCTGAAattgaatcatttaatttaagtaTTAAAAATTCCAAAGTTGAAAAGCAATTAATCATTGAAAAAAAACCAAGTCCCAAGTTGCTGCCTtcaaaatcagattttaatataatttaaaattattatatgtctcaacaacaataatttgaaatataattttaaatcacaacaattattattattaattaattattcaaaaccaaaaacaaaaaaagaagctATTCAATAGAGTAAGCAAAACAACGTGAATAGAAAAAagaacaattattattattattattaattatttaaaaccaaaaaagaaaacaagttaTTCAATAGAGTAAGCAAAACGATGTAAATAGTAAGCAAAAcgattagtaaaaaaaatagaaaacagagTAAGCAAAACAATACAAGTCATaatttgttagttttttttaatgcaaagccccgttttcaaaaaaattaggATACAGACCCGACCCATTAACACAACTGCAGAATTTGAAGGTGAAGAGGTGCAAAACTGAGCCAAAGCATGCTGGTTGAAACAGTGCTAAACGGGTTGGATCTTCGCCAAACAACGCTTCGTCTTCACGAAACCGCTCTNNNNNNNNNNNNNNNNNNNNNNNNNNNNNNNNNNNNNNNNNNNNNNNNNNNNNNNNNNNNNNNNNNNNNNNNNNNNNNNNNNNNNNNNNNNNNNNNNNNNNNNNNNNNNNNNNNNNNNNNNNNNNNNNNNNNNNNNNNNNNNNNNNNNNNNNNNNNNNNNNNNNNNNNNNNNNNNNNNNNNNNNNNNNNNNNNNNNNNNNNNNNNNNNNNNNNNNNNNNNNNNNNNNNNNNNNNNNNNNNNNNNNNNNNNNNNNNNNNNNNNNNNNNNNNNNNNNNNNNNNNNNNNNNNNNNNNNNNNNNNNNNNNNNNNNNNNNNNNNNNNNNNNNNNNNNNNNNNNNNNNNNNNTCTTCCTCTGCGCGACACAGCGCACCGTGCCCACACTCTTCCTCTTTGCGCTCAAAGATCTTGGTTCTCCACAATTTTGGCTTCGCTCTAACACTACTCACGCTCATAAATGTGTAAGATCTTACGCTTTAGAGCTCGCTCCTAACAACCTTGAGCCCAAGGGATTGTCTGAGAGGGTGTGCTAGATATAAAATCAATCAGGTGCTTTCACTTAAAAACTAGGGTTTATTTTCAATCATGTGGTCTAAATCAATCATGTTTTATTTTCGCAATACAATGATTTCTTCCATGTCCATTCTTTAAGTGCAAATTGCTCCTCCAGCTCAAACTTAGAAACTCTCtaaatagaaaattatataataattatcatcaaaaagtcataaattttaacatttggAGGCCTATATGTTGATATAACAAAGGCAACCAACCTAAACATTGTTCCTATTTTTAGAGGGAGTGTGATAATTCAAAATTAGAATAATGTCCTTAAATACTACATAACATTAATATAATCCCAAATAGAAAACCCTAATTATGAAGTAAAAAACCTAAATGCATAGTAAAATAATATCCCAATCTAAATTATCTGCCCTAGATGAGAATTCTCCTCTCAAGAGTCaaagaaaaatcaaatgaaGTTGAACCCTGTGAGTGAAAAGCATCACATGTGAGAAGATCATTTGAATTGGAACATCCCCTCCGTTTTGTAATAGAATGGAAAGAGGAGCGTAAGAACCATTATGCCTACATCCAAGTGAATTTCAAACTCTTCTGGCCGTTGACTAGTAGAGGGAATTCTGGGATCTCGAAAAGATTTGGGACCTACAAAAATAGCTGAAGATGACAAGGGAGGTTGAAGCCTGTCTCAAGTAGGCATTAGATTCTCGACATTGAGTTATCTAAAGTCTGGAATCCGTTGGTGTGGTCAGGTTTTTTATCTAATGTCTCAGAGGTTTGGTGTTGGCATATTGGTGGGAACCTTCCTGGCAAGTTTCTGTCCATGTGTTGCCATGAGGACACTAGGGGTGATGGATCTTGACAGTGTGAATCTGATATTTTCCTCAAAACGTTGAAATTGTGGAATTTATTAAGAACACAAATGATAATGATGGAGTATGAAAGTGGTGTTGATACTGGACTAAGAATACCAAATTTATGTGGGAAGGAGGGATACTCCCTCAATAAACATCATTTTGGTGCTGAGTGCACCATTGATTCTTTGATTCACTCATATAATCTTTGagtaaatattattgtaatcaATCATTCGGAAGCTGTCTAAAGGCTTAAACTGaaggtttttttttatagacCAAATATAAAGCTAACAGCCTATAAGGTCCTATTTTAAGCTTGAAAATCCTTAGTgctaaataacaataaaataataccaaattgaaaaccctaattatgtttttgaaattctatatatgtaataaataattaaccTAATCTACGTAAATGGTAGTATTATTCAACTTGAACTTTTTTTGGTCCTTAATAATGACGTATGTTTTGTGGACTAGATTTTCAGTTTTTATAAAGCTAGGTGTTTTTGTCAAAATGTATTTTAGCACTGTTCATcatgtgcatttaaaattttcatacagGTGAATGGAGTGAAGTTAGACCTTTCTGAGATTGGGTGTGATGTTGAACTTATGCATCAAATGATATCTGGGCTGGTAAATTGCAGAACTAGCTTGTTCCTCTTTTCTGCTCTCTCTTTAACATCTAACCAAAATGAATAGTCACCTTTTTGTTGTTCTAACTTGAATAAATCTCCTAACTTGATAGGAAGGGAAGCTCAAGCTTTTCGAAGATAATCAGGTTTTAAGTTTAACTTTGCAGACATGGGTTACATTCTAGcatttgtttttcaaatttattatatatttattatatatttattatttacttcccttttttttttcaaaatatcatGCAGTACCTGACTGAATCGGGTGTCCAGTATTTGTGCCAAATTGTTGACGGACTTAACAATGGACCAAATGGTAGAGGTTACAAGGTTAGATATTTATATAGTTGCGTGTATAAGTTGGTCAGGAAAAGGGATTCTAGGGATTTATTTACAAAGGGTTTTCTGATCTGACTCTTCTAAATGAACCTACTATTTGCTACTAGTTAATAACTTTCATGTTGGAATTCATATGCACTGTGAATAGTAATGCACTAGGTTATCATGGAGACTTCTGAATTTTCTTATGCAAATTCCTTGTTTTTATGGGTAATTTGACAGGAAATTGCAAAGCCTACAATGGCACTTGAGGAGAAAGCGCCTAAGGTTTTATCACTCTGTCTAATGTCTTTCAAATTAAGTTTTTTGAACTCTTAACCAGAGGTGACTTATTTTAAGTAAGTGTTTCAGGGGCTGCAATTCATTGCTGAAACAACAGACTCTATTGAGAACTCAcccataataacaaagaaagtAGGTCTCAACTtttcaaatgaaaaactatCTGTTTCTAAATCAAGAATACACAGAGCATATCCTGTTGGCATTTCTGTGAGCAAGGGCATTACTGATTTAGCGCTTGATTAGCCTTTTGCTTCAAATTATAGCTGGTCAGCCTGCATGATCACAATGGATTTAATGACAGTATAAGTGATTTAGAAGACATTGGTTAAACCCGGCTGCATAGGGAGAACCATCAGCTCCATGTTAATCAATTTGTATCTCTTGTATATGCAACTTTGAGAGGGaattatacttaaatttttataatactttatcaTCAAATGTGTTTAAAATGAACTTGCATGTTTCCTTCAGATGTTTTCCAGATGTAATCATACTGAGTCAGTATCTTATAAGAAGAAGCTTGTGTATGCCAAAATTAATTCAAGTTTTTGAGCAACGTTTGGAACCATAATTTGAGCAAGCCCGAGTATTTAATTTCTTCTCGGATGGTTATCACAGAAAATTCAGTGTCCCatgtaaagaaaggaaatcgatTCTCTAACTTTGATGGTTGGTAACTTTAGTAACTTTAGTGTATTTAGGGGAGAAATtagtgattaaaataaataaataaaaattatttggatTAGAGATAATAATTAGTTATGAGAGATGTAAGAACAAAGTTACCAAAATCAGATAATTGAAAGGTAGACAATCTCAACTCGTAAAGAAAGATGTTCAATTATCCCTACAAGACTACAACCACGTAATTGATTTCTCCTACAATCTCTCATTTCCCTCCCGTCGACCTCGGTTATTGTCAATGTATTAATGTTAATCACGCCAACCTAAAATAAACATAGAATACCGTAGAGATTGAAAGAAATAGGGATGTGACACATCCTTTGTTCTTGCAAACACTCGCCCGAATCCGTTTAGATTTGAGCGacaaaaatatgttttgatTGGATTCGGATGTGACAGAAATTAAAACTCGGAGATAGGTGCAAGAACACTGTGTGTTGATATCCACCTCGCACCCGCCTCCAAACCCGTTCCTTAGTAATActattgtcatttttaaatgttatatacATGTAAATATtcaatatacttaatattttttaaatattaaaagttataatcttctatttataagaaatatgattataatatttttttcattttattattgtataataataactattttattatattaattataataaatatgtcatttaaatttactattttatataaatgaatGAGGGATGCGAGGCAAGAAAATCTGAATTTCATCATAGATGGAAATGAAGACTTAAATTCACACCCGATAAGAAATGAAGGCAGGTGTGGATTTCTAGGTGTGGGGGTAAAACATGCCCCCGATCGGTTGCCATATCTCAAAGAAATGTAATTTAAACTGTCagatatcaataatatttttaggattgaaaatgaaaacctttatattatttatatatttattaaacaaaaatatatagagAGTTTAACTGACAATATacatttttaatgtaaaatagtTGTATACAATTAATAGTGAGAtataattatactttttttgatcttaaatataaacaaaaatcaaaatataagaataaaaaaaaaaattaaatttttgtttatatttaagaacaagaaaatatgcatatgtaaaacctttattatatttgtagtgcatataaattaaatttaatatatttagagATTAGTTTTGAGACATGTCATTGTTAAATGGTTTTGATGAAATGAGTaaatgtttataaattaaatccaaTTATTTAAGGAggaataaataaacaaattttatagaGCATGTATCTGGTACTTGTCATGATGTGGGAGAGGGATTATCTCAATTAATGGTGAAAAATAACtctaaaatgtaattttaaggGATACGTCTCACCTCTAATTCGACGTATTTAAGAATAAGGATGTAATATGTCGGTTTGATTCGGTTTGGTTCGATTTTATACGAAAAAtaaatccaaataaataaaatttatatgagtTGGTTTAATTcgattttacttattttttatgattggGTTCGAATTAAACTAAACCGATGATATACGGATTGATTTGGTTCGGGTGATTGGATTGAAAAAACCAAAACTATAAAagtttcaaacaaatttttgccTATTGTGCTTAATTAttgtgtaaaaaataaatttttgtcttATTGGGTCTCTttgtgtaaaaaataaatatgtaataaatatgaATAGTGTTGGTTTGAATTTCATtagtttttaaaactaaaatccgATATCcgattcaataattttttatttacattggtttggatttttttttatatcaaaatcagAAAATAACAAGGAATTTTTGTGttgattttgtttgaatgttTCAGTTAATTGAATTTATTGGATCCCCTTACACCCCCATCCAACACTTTCTCTCAAATAATTGACATATATAATTTACTCACACGTGACATGAAGACAACTAATGTGCAAGAGTGATTAGCTATCTTTAGTCTTACTTTTGCTTTGTGAAATCTTGTTATTTTCAAATCTCTCCCTAGTGAACTTATGCTACtactatttaataatatttatggaGTTTGGATATGTAAGACTAGAGTTGTCAATTTGACAAACCTATTAGTTATTGGACTCAGTCTACATGTTGGAGAggcaaaataatttaataaaaaaaatttaccctgTACCCCCATTTCTATACCTATACCccataattttatgaaaatgtcaattataccctcctttttttttttactattttatcaatttaaagttacttttttttaccattttatcttttttggaGCCAGAAAAAAGATTTTCGATAGTTAAAATTTTTCCGGTAATTttcgaaaaacttttttaaagaaTTCCGATACAAAATTTTTTTACCggaaaactataaaaaaaaaatatttcggTACAAAAGTGAAAAAATTGTACTACTGAAAAACTTCATTGGAAATATTTCCGGTAGAGAAAGTGTTTCTGgaaaactttttaagaaagaCGTCCGGTACACAcccttttattaaataataatatatcataaataatacactataaatatttttaaataataatataccatacataattaataattaatgcacTATAAATAATGTACCATAAATAATGAATACAccgtaataattaataattaatacaccatgtTTAGTTTTGAGACATGTCATTGTTAAATGGTTTTGATGAAATGAGTaaatgtttataaattaaatccaaTTATTTAAGGAggaataaataaacaaatttataaagcATGTATCTGGTACTTGTCATGATGTGGGAGAGGGATTATCTCAATTAATGGTGAAAAATAACtctaaaatgtaattttaaggGATACGTCTCACCTCTAATTCGACGTATTTAAGAATAAGGATGTAATATGTCGGTTTGATTCGGTTTGGTTCGATTTTATACGAAAAAtaaatccaaataaataaaatttatatgagtTGGTTTAATTcgattttacttattttttatgattggGTTCGAATTAAACTAAACCGATGATATACGGATTGATTTGGTTCGGGTGATTGGATTGAAAAAACCAAAACTATAAAagtttcaaacaaatttttgccTATTGTGCTTAATTAttgtgtaaaaaataaatttttgtcttATTGGGTCTCTttgtgtaaaaaataaatatgtaataaatatgaATAGTGTTGGTTTGAATTTCATtagtttttaaaactaaaatccgATATCcgattcaataattttttatttacattggtttggatttttttttatatcaaaatcagAAAATAACAAGGAATTTTTGTGttgattttgtttgaatgttTCAGTTAATTGAATTTATTGGATCCCCTTACACCCCCATCCAACACTTTCTCTCAAATAATTGACATATATAATTTACTCACACGTGACATGAAGACAACTAATGTGCAAGAGTGATTAGCTATCTTTAGTCTTACTTTTGCTTTGTGAAATCTTGTTATTTTCAAATCTCTCCCTAGTGAACTTATGCTACtactatttaataatatttatggaGTTTGGATATGTAAGACTAGAGTTGTCAATTTGACAAACCTATTAGTTATTGGACTCAGTCTACATGTTGGAGAggcaaaataatttaataaaaaaaatttaccctgTACCCCCATTTCTATACCTATACCccataattttatgaaaatgtcaattataccctcctttttttttttactattttatcaatttaaagttacttttttttaccattttatcttttttggaGCCAGAAAAAAGATTTTCGATAGTTAAAATTTTTCCGGTAATTttcgaaaaacttttttaaagaaTTCCGATACAAAATTTTTTTACCggaaaactataaaaaaaaaatatttcggTACAAAAGTGAAAAAATTGTACTACTGAAAAACTTCATTGGAAATATTTCCGGTAGAGAAAGTGTTTCTGgaaaactttttaagaaagaCGTCCGGTACACAcccttttattaaataataatatatcataaataatacactataaatatttttaaataataatataccatacataattaataattaatgcacTATAAATAATGTACCATAAATAATGAATACAccgtaataattaataattaatacaccatgtCGGAAATGTTAAGCAAGTTTTCCGAAAGTTTTCCGGAATAGTGTTATGTACTGAAtaacttcaaaaaatatttttcgaaAGAGGTTTCTGTATCGGAGAACTTCAAACAAGTTTTCTGGAGTGCATCTTTGTGTACCGGAAAATTTGTATTCAAGTTATCCAGaagtttagaagaaaaaaaactcactcttaagttatgaaaaagttaaaatggaaaatgataaattttttgaaattttattatttaaatgtgGGTAAAATCGTCATTTTCATTCCTAATTTAGGGATATAGGTATAATTAGGAGGGTATGGggtaaaatttttatttcataattaaaaagacaaaaaaaaataatttccaaCACTAATAAACTCCTACAATCTCGTGGGTTTAGTGGGgcctttttcaaaaaaataaaataatttataatattttttagttttaaaaaaaataatttaaaaattttcaaaaaaaaatgtttttaaatattttttatgaaaaataaatttaaaaaaaatcttaaaattaacaaaatattgaacCTATACCCCTCTCTAATacctacaaaaaataataaataataaattaaaattttaaaaaatttattttaatagaaaaataatattagaagctttttgtaaatttttgaaagttttggaATTTGGAGCTTTATCTGATTAATACCTTTAGCTTTCTTTGATTTGTTTTTGGGCATTTGGCCCTCCTTTGTGCAACATAAACAAATAACAAGAAATGAAAAGCGTATCTCCGTGCTAAAAAGATTCAGCGGTGCAAGTGCAGTGCAGTGCAGTGCAGTGCAGCCCACTAAACAAAACCAGCTCGCTCGCGCGCAGTGATTTAAGCTATAAGCAAATCCTAATCCTCctaacacacacacacacacacacacacacacaatgaGCTTCATCGACGATGGCATTGACCTAGACCCTTCAGACTTCGGCTCATCGGTCCCTCTTAAAAAAGTCCCGAACGGCGACGTATTCCAAGCTTCCCGCGCTGGCGACCTCGACCGTCTCCGCTACCTTCTCGAATGCGGCGTTAACGTCAACGCCCGCGACCAATGGGACTCCGTCGCACTCTACTATGCTTGTCTCGCCGGTCACCTCGACGCCGCTCGTATGCTTCTCGAAAGCGGTGCTATCTGCTCCGAACATACCTTCGACGGTGACCGTTGTCATTACGCTGCTCTCAATTTGAAGGTTCGTAAACTTCTCAAAGCGTTTGAAGCTCGCCCTCCTCCTTTGGACCCCTTGCAGTCTTCTCTTCGTGATACTTTCTTCGCTTGTCCCGCTAATTCGCTTTCCGGTGGCTTTCAGTTTCCTGGTAAGAATTCGATtctacttttttctttctttctatgaTTTAGAAGATGAATTAGTTTATGCGAATGCTAAGCTGCAATTTTAAATAagatttattgataatttaggAGTTTTTGTTACAATTTTCAATATGATTTAAGACAGGGTATTGCTAAAAGGTGCCTTAAGACACTTGTTATTTAGTCCAGAAGTAGTAATTTTGTGTTTtgaaaacacaaacaatttttaaattttctaggAGGTGAATACATCACATACAATTGATTCCTTAACATTTGCTTTTGAGCACTAGTTAgcatttgtctataaaaaatatgcatatgaagTGAAAGCGAAATAAGGCGAAAATATGTGTCTATGAGAGTTAGTATTTGATTTCTACGTTACGAAAATGTGTTTTCtcatgtttaattatttgtagaTGATCACGGAGAAGATATATGAGAGAGCTTATCAGAAAGTTGAGCTGTAGAAGCTCACTTTAATTTAGGAGATTCATAGTTTTTGTaagactattttattttattttattttatttttcttttcctataAGTGATCGTTCAAATGTTTATCAATTAGGAATCTGATTTGCAGTGTTTGTTGTTTTAATGTTCAGAGGGGTGAAGTGAGTGATGAAGGAGGTGGGGAGATAACTGTGAAAAGTAGGGGCATATTGAGAGTTAGGTGTGTGATAGGAGtttgtttttattgttaatttcaatAAGAAAGATACATAGGAAATTGAAGGGGATTACATACAACAAAGGACCTGATTGTTGTAAGTTGTCCTATAATGCTTGAGATGACTAATTGGCACATCTCAGCTGTTAAATGATACACAGACTGTTATTAGGGATTATTCTGGGCAGACACACAAGTTAAACAGAGGACACATTGACATAATACAAAACTAcataattctttttaattttctttccaTTTCAAAAATTACAGTGGTGTTGGCATAAGTTTAGCTTCATAATAGGTGTGCTTGATCTTCTCCTGCTTGGAGGACACTTTCTTTTGCCTGCAAAACAAGACATGGGATTGGGCACTGTTTTTTTGCACAATGTTAAGGTAAGATTTTAACTGTTTGATAAATTCACTGCAGCATAAAAGAATTATGGTTAGATGATAAGAAGTTATTTGACAGGTTGCAGCGAACTAGCTTGTGGTTTTTCATAGTTTGACAAAATTCAACTTGAATCTATGTTATCAATGGCAGAATGTGGTTTGTGGGAGTAAGCCAAAAATCTGCCAAAACAATATGGTGGACGGTATTGCGACCTAGGGCGGAAGCATGGAGGCTATAAAGTATACCTAAAAActgaataatataataaaaattctaATAACGTATATCGAGAATTGAAGCTGCTCCAGGCACAATTAAACCAAGCAACTCAACTGTCTACCACAGTTGAACCCAAGCATGGACTGAGAATAACAAATTGAAGCTGCACCAGGCACATATCATCTCACTAGGTTTTGTGTGGGCTTTGTTTTATTTCCTGTAAAATGGGTTGCTCCATTGCTTAAGTGGTGGCCCACACAGATCACAAATATTGATCAATTTCATTGATTAGACAAGTGTGTCTGACGATCTTACCACAATCATAGTGTAATCAGAACTGAAGCTCCCACGAAAAGCAAAGATCTGTGTGATCCCATTAGTAACATTATGAGTGAGGAGGATATTTGAGGTGGAAGAGTCTTCCACCTCAAATAGGAATTTGATATTAGATTTCTAATGCAAATTTGAAGAGAATCAACGGACAATATATCCAAATTCTCTGAAGGGAATTCTGATTGTCTAAATTCTGAATTCTCAACTCTGTTGAAAATTACATACATATTCACTTATTTTAGACACAGCATGTATCATGAACTGACTGGATGCTGAAGTGGCTTAATTGATGACTCTGCACtaatttttttgactaattttgatttcttaaatcCCTTATTATGGTATAGGACTTTTCTAGACATGATCAACTTATCAAATACATAGAACAGTGACTCTCAAGTAGGTAAACTATATAGTATGCTTACACAACACCAAATTAAGACTCAACTACAAACACTATCAAATGAAATAAGAAggcttatttattattcatcaAGTctctcctctctctctctcctgtGAGATAGGGATTTCGTTTTAGTGACAATTCTTTTTCCAaatgataattttgtatttatacaTGGTCTGGGACTCAATGTTTATCATAATTGAATAGGTATTTCATCCACTCAAGGATCCAATTCCAACTACTTTCCTCCAGATGTGGTTTTTACTGTAC from Cicer arietinum cultivar CDC Frontier isolate Library 1 chromosome 5, Cicar.CDCFrontier_v2.0, whole genome shotgun sequence carries:
- the LOC101491884 gene encoding uncharacterized protein, producing MALQVAPSSSKVLILVGAGLASSVVLNSGQLSSVIAQLQELLKGVDQVEISTGGYDASVIAAQVRQLAQEIRELTLSRPVTIFNENSSSTGGLASYLLPAAAIGAMGYCYMRWRQWSFSDVMFVTRKNMANAVATVSKQLENVHETLASTKRHLTKRLEGLDLELEKQNELGQLISTDVNGVKLDLSEIGCDVELMHQMISGLEGKLKLFEDNQYLTESGVQYLCQIVDGLNNGPNGRGYKEIAKPTMALEEKAPKGLQFIAETTDSIENSPIITKKVGLNFSNEKLSVSKSRIHRAYPVGISVSKGITDLALD